One part of the Lycium ferocissimum isolate CSIRO_LF1 chromosome 8, AGI_CSIRO_Lferr_CH_V1, whole genome shotgun sequence genome encodes these proteins:
- the LOC132067376 gene encoding WAT1-related protein At1g70260-like isoform X1, producing the protein MGVKAIVEDILPCTGMVITEIVTIFLTIMASTAMSRLGMSSFVFVVYTNALSSIILLPYSYLYHRRDKIQAPLFTFPILIRVFLLGLVGVSIAQNLAFAGLSYSSPIVACGAANMIPAFTFILAIFLRKTRINLKSQESQARIIGTVISIMGGMAMTYYKGPVVKQYSPLFLQLARPRLLVFTSTHENWVLGCYLFAAASFTLCIWNIIQAGTIRKYPQMMKIVFLYTLFGTIQSAIFALWMEKDLNAWRLKLNTELLVIVLTAIFSSLIRTSVQMWCTRLKGPSYPLYFKPVGIPTASTCGCLLFADTFHYGSMFSAIVCGMGYYTTLWGQLKEDETSKNIKGSTLPTTTSDEKVPLLQEKEEEEEGDSKV; encoded by the exons ATGGGTGTAAAGGCTATAGTAGAAGATATTTTGCCATGCACAGGCATGGTGATAACAGAAATTGTAACTATTTTCTTGACTATTATGGCAAGTACAGCCATGTCAAGATTAGGGATGAGTTCTTTTGTGTTTGTGGTTTATACCAATGCTCTTAGCTCAATTATTCTTCTTCCTTATTCATATCTCTACCATCGAAGAGACAA GATACAAGCGCCATTGTTTACTTTCCCGATACTTATCCGGGTATTTCTCCTTGGTCTTGTTGG GGTTTCAATTGCTCAGAACCTTGCATTTGCTGGACTAAGTTACAGTTCACCAATTGTAGCATGTGGAGCAGCCAACATGATTCCAGCTTTCACTTTTATTCTCGCTATATTCCTCAG GAAAACAAGAATTAATTTGAAGAGCCAAGAAAGCCAAGCAAGAATTATTGGAAcagtaatatcaataatgggTGGAATGGCAATGACTTACTATAAAGGTCCAGTGGTGAAGCAATACTCCCCCTTATTCCTTCAGCTAGCCAGGCCACGCCTTCTTGTCTTCACTTCAACACATGAGAATTGGGTTCTTGGTTGCTACTTATTTGCAGCAGCTTCATTTACTCTTTGTATATGGAATATTATTCAG GCTGGAACTATCAGAAAGTATCCACAGATGATGAAAATAGTGTTTCTTTATACTTTATTTGGGACGATACAATCAGCAATATTTGCTCTGTGGATGGAAAAAGATCTCAACGCTTGGAGACTCAAGCTTAACACGGAGCTTCTTGTTATTGTTTTAACC GCAATTTTCAGCAGTTTAATACGTACCAGCGTCCAGATGTGGTGCACGCGATTGAAAGGACCTTCATATCCTCTATATTTCAAGCCAGTGGGAATTCCAACAGCTAGCACTTGTGGCTGTTTACTTTTTGCTGATACTTTTCACTATGGAAG CATGTTTAGTGCAATTGTATGTGGAATGGGTTATTACACTACACTCTGGGGACAACTCAAAGAAGATGAAACAAGTAAAAACATTAAGGGTAGCACGTTACCAACTACAACTTCTGATGAGAAAGTTCCACTTttgcaagaaaaagaagaggaagaagaaggagattCAAAAGTCTAA
- the LOC132067376 gene encoding WAT1-related protein At1g70260-like isoform X2, protein MLLAQLFFFLIHISTIEETRYKRHCLLSRYLSGVSIAQNLAFAGLSYSSPIVACGAANMIPAFTFILAIFLRKTRINLKSQESQARIIGTVISIMGGMAMTYYKGPVVKQYSPLFLQLARPRLLVFTSTHENWVLGCYLFAAASFTLCIWNIIQAGTIRKYPQMMKIVFLYTLFGTIQSAIFALWMEKDLNAWRLKLNTELLVIVLTAIFSSLIRTSVQMWCTRLKGPSYPLYFKPVGIPTASTCGCLLFADTFHYGSMFSAIVCGMGYYTTLWGQLKEDETSKNIKGSTLPTTTSDEKVPLLQEKEEEEEGDSKV, encoded by the exons ATGCTCTTAGCTCAATTATTCTTCTTCCTTATTCATATCTCTACCATCGAAGAGACAA GATACAAGCGCCATTGTTTACTTTCCCGATACTTATCCGG GGTTTCAATTGCTCAGAACCTTGCATTTGCTGGACTAAGTTACAGTTCACCAATTGTAGCATGTGGAGCAGCCAACATGATTCCAGCTTTCACTTTTATTCTCGCTATATTCCTCAG GAAAACAAGAATTAATTTGAAGAGCCAAGAAAGCCAAGCAAGAATTATTGGAAcagtaatatcaataatgggTGGAATGGCAATGACTTACTATAAAGGTCCAGTGGTGAAGCAATACTCCCCCTTATTCCTTCAGCTAGCCAGGCCACGCCTTCTTGTCTTCACTTCAACACATGAGAATTGGGTTCTTGGTTGCTACTTATTTGCAGCAGCTTCATTTACTCTTTGTATATGGAATATTATTCAG GCTGGAACTATCAGAAAGTATCCACAGATGATGAAAATAGTGTTTCTTTATACTTTATTTGGGACGATACAATCAGCAATATTTGCTCTGTGGATGGAAAAAGATCTCAACGCTTGGAGACTCAAGCTTAACACGGAGCTTCTTGTTATTGTTTTAACC GCAATTTTCAGCAGTTTAATACGTACCAGCGTCCAGATGTGGTGCACGCGATTGAAAGGACCTTCATATCCTCTATATTTCAAGCCAGTGGGAATTCCAACAGCTAGCACTTGTGGCTGTTTACTTTTTGCTGATACTTTTCACTATGGAAG CATGTTTAGTGCAATTGTATGTGGAATGGGTTATTACACTACACTCTGGGGACAACTCAAAGAAGATGAAACAAGTAAAAACATTAAGGGTAGCACGTTACCAACTACAACTTCTGATGAGAAAGTTCCACTTttgcaagaaaaagaagaggaagaagaaggagattCAAAAGTCTAA
- the LOC132067379 gene encoding MLP-like protein 423: MASNLGKIDVEIEVKTPVDKFWNSIRDSTNLFPKAFPDQYKSIEVVEGDGKSVGSIRLIKYAEGSPLITYAKEKIESVDDGNKTLEYSVIDGETMKYYKSFKGSLNVTPKGDGSLVKWCCEFEKASDEVPEPQIIKDFAVKNFKDLDAYLIGA; encoded by the exons ATGGCATCAAACTTAGGAAAGATTGATGTTGAAATTGAGGTGAAAACTCCAGTAGACAAGTTCTGGAATAGCATTAGGGACTCCACTAATCTGTTCCCTAAGGCTTTTCCTGATCAATACAAGAGCATTGAAGTTGTTGAAGGTGATGGCAAGTCTGTTGGCTCTATTCGCTTGATCAAGTATGCTGAAG gGTCGCCATTGATCACATACGCAAAAGAGAAAATTGAGTCAGTTGATGATGGAAACAAAACATTGGAGTACTCTGTTATTGATGGTGAAACAATGAAATACTACAAGAGTTTCAAGGGGAGCCTCAATGTAACTCCAAAGGGAGATGGAAGTTTGGTGAAGTGGTGCTGTGAATTTGAAAAGGCAAGTGATGAAGTTCCTGAGCCACAAATCATCAAAGATTTTGCTGTGAAGAACTTCAAGGACCTTGATGCTTATCTCATAGGGGCATAA
- the LOC132067380 gene encoding small ribosomal subunit protein uS13c, whose product MAQTLATPVLPSLSLISNTSSFSKHNSFSLPTSFPKIGGLSIKCVRVGGVEVPNNKRVEFSLQYIHGIGRTSAKQILVDLQMENKVMKDLSEEELITLRDEVSKYMIEGDLRRFNALAIRRLKEIQCYRGVRHIQGLPCRGQRTKNNCRTLKGKKVAIAGKKKAPR is encoded by the exons ATGGCACAAACACTAGCAACTCCTGTACTACCTTCACTTTCCCTTATCTCCAACACTTCTTCCTTCTCCAAGCACAATTCCTTCTCTTTACCCACATCTTTTCCCAAG ATTGGAGGTTTGAGTATAAAGTGTGTGCGTGTGGGAGGAGTGGAGGTTCCAAACAACAAAAGGGTTGAGTTTTCTCTGCAATACATTCATGGGATTGGCCGCACGAGCGCAAAGCAGATTTTGGTAGACCTTCAAATGGAGAACAAAGTCATGAAAGACTTATCGGAAGAGGAGCTTATCACTCTTCGTGATGAAGTCTCCAAGTACATGATTGAAGGAGACCTC AGGAGATTCAACGCTCTTGCCATTAGGAGATTGAAAGAAATTCAGTGCTACAGAGGAGTAAGGCACATCCAAGGATTGCCATGCAGAGGACAACGAACAAAGAACAATTGCCGTACTTTGAAGGGCAAGAAAGTTGCAATTGCAGGGAAGAAGAAGGCACCTCgttaa
- the LOC132067382 gene encoding probable serine/threonine-protein kinase PBL28 — protein sequence MPFGLVSAWNKRRRSKSEDQLNPWIYKPAEYWQIEDQKPPAAKRRHGSSVFTLKEMEEATNSFSDENLLGKGGFGRVYKGTLRSGEIVAIKKMDLPSFKEAEGEREFRVEVDILSRLDHPNLVSLIGYCADGKHRFLVYEYMHKGNLQDHLNGIAEVKMDWPLRLKVALGAATGLAYLHSSSAVGIPIIHRDFKSTNILLNTNYDAKISDFGLAKLMPEGQQSCVTSRVLGTFGYFDPEYTLTGKLTLQSDVYAFGVVMLELLTGRRAVDLTLGPNDQNLVLQVRHILNDKKKLRKVIDPEISRSSYTMESINMFANLASRCVRADSSERPSMVDCIKELQLILHTNTKGLSMTMHTFRMI from the exons ATGCCTTTTGGTTTGGTGTCAGCGTGGAACAAACGTCGGAGAAGCAAGTCCGAGGATCAGCTAAATCCGT GGATATATAAACCTGCGGAATATTGGCAAATCGAAGACCAGAAACCACCTGCAGCAAAGAGACGCCATGGATCATCAGTTTTCACACTCAAAGAAATGGAGGAGGCAACAAATTCTTTTAGTGATGAAAATCTACTAGGAAAAGGAGGATTCGGTCGAGTTTATAAGGGCACACTGCGGTCTGGAGAG ATTGTCGCAATCAAGAAAATGGATCTACCTTCATTCAAGGAGGCAGAAGGCGAGCGCGAGTTTCGTGTGGAAGTCGATATTTTGAGCAGGCTGGATCATCCAAATCTGGTATCACTAATAGGCTATTGTGCAGACGGGAAGCACAGATTTCTAGTTTATGAATATATGCACAAGGGGAACCTTCAAGATCATTTAAATG GGATTGCAGAAGTGAAGATGGATTGGCCCTTAAGGCTAAAGGTAGCTCTTGGGGCAGCAACAGGACTTGCATATCTCCATTCAAGTTCAGCTGTTGGAATTCCTATAATTCATAGGGACTTCAAATCCACCAATATTCTTTTGAACACTAATTATGACGCAAAG ATATCAGATTTTGGTCTTGCAAAGTTGATGCCAGAAGGCCAGCAATCATGTGTGACATCAAGGGTACTTGGTACTTTTGGCTATTTTGATCCTGAATACACACTG ACCGGAAAACTCACTCTACAAAGTGATGTTTATGCATTTGGTGTTGTTATGCTGGAGCTTTTAACCGGACGCAGGGCTGTGGACCTCACACTTGGACCAAATGATCAGAATTTAGTACTACAG GTGAGGCATATATTGAATGATAAAAAGAAGCTGCGTAAGGTGATTGACCCTGAGATTAGCAGGAGTTCATACACAATGGAGTCTATCAACATGTTTGCTAACCTAGCATCTCGCTGTGTGAGGGCCGACAGTAGCGAAAGACCCTCAATGGTAGACTGCATCAAAGAACTTCAGCTGATCCTCCACACGAATACGAAAGGGCTAAGTATGACTATGCATACATTCAGAATGATCTGA
- the LOC132067383 gene encoding GCN5-related N-acetyltransferase 5, chloroplastic, with protein MATAISLSFSLDPQSYHHHFHHNNMNFNSHKVSIFTPKYTFPFLISSKSPTSNLIIPLSTSQSSSQTPLQTGRFLTNQELEKLQSLEKYRYFQELESGSLWIRLMKEEEMDVTVWLLAESFAESMLMPKGYVKFLAYLVKQYMIERRTMMPHAATLLGFYKENGEDVDLQLAGTVEVCFDKRGANANPPTPTPPKNSPYICNMTVDKLLRRRGIGWHLLKASEELISQMSSSREVYLHCRMIDTAPLNMYKKAGYTIVETDNLFILLTLQRRKHLMCKVLPDSESPFEVDECTSSVDTRVNIDNF; from the exons ATGGCTACTGCAAtttctttatcattttcttTAGACCCTCAATCTTACCATCACCATTTTCACCATAATAATATGAACTTCAATTCACATAAAGTTTCAATCTTTACCCCAAAATATACATTCCCTTTTCTCATCTCATCAAAATCACCCACTTCCAATCTAATTATCCCACTTTCAACTTCCCAATCTTCATCTCAAACCCCACTTCAAACAGGTAGATTTCTCACAAACCAAGAACTTGAAAAGCTTCAATCTTTAGAGAAATATAGGTATTTTCAAGAACTGGAATCTGGTTCATTGTGGATTCGTTTGATGAAGGAAGAAGAAATGGATGTTACTGTTTGGTTATTAGCTGAGTCTTTTGCTGAGTCAATGTTGATGCCTAAAGGTTATGTGAAATTCTTGGCATATTTAGTGAAGCAATACATGATTGAGAGAAGAACAATGATGCCACATGCTGCAACACTTCTTGGATTCTATAAAGAAAATGGTGAAGATGTGGATTTGCAATTGGCTGGAACTGTTGAAGTGTGTTTTGATAAAAGGGGTGCTAATGCTAATCCTCCTACACCTACTCCACCCAAGAACTCTCCATATATTTGCAATATGACAGTAGATAAGCTGCTTAGGAG AAGGGGTATAGGTTGGCATCTGTTGAAAGCAAGCGAGGAACTAATTTCTCAAATGAGTTCTTCTAGAGAGGTTTACTTGCACTGTCGAATGATCGATACTGCTCCACTCAACATGTATAAAAAAGCAGGGTATACCATTGTTGAGACAGACAACCTTTTTATCTTGTTGACGTTGCAGCGACGCAAGCATTTGATGTGCAAAGTTCTTCCAGATTCAGAAAGCCCTTTTGAAGTTGATGAATGTACTTCTTCAGTGGATACACGTGTAAACATTGACAACTTTTGA
- the LOC132067381 gene encoding protein NRT1/ PTR FAMILY 1.2-like, protein MGTQTEVEENPRKGGLRTMPFIIVNESFERVASYGLQPNMIIYLMTFYHMSAATGAIIVGIWSAVSNGLAIVGAFVSDSYLGRFRAVAFGSISTLIGMIILWLTAMIPQLKSSLCSQFQHACNGTTALQLAVLFSSFGFMSLGTGFVRPCSIIFGADQLDKKENPENQRLIDSYFNWYYASTGISTILAVSIIVYIQDRYGWQVGFGIPVILMFLSVSMLLMGSPLYTKVKAKESLFLGLLQVVVAAFRKRKTNLPSTDCDNYYHWPLESELLAPSNDFRCLNRACVIQDPQRDLNPDGSASNPWNLCSLGQVESLKALFRVLPMWSTGFMIFVAMNQFSFSVLQTRTMDRHIFPQLKVPAASFSVFLVIALTVWIIFYDRLLVPLLSKYTGQPRGLTPVIRMGIGLIVSCMSMALSAITESIRRQRAIEEGHEDDPSALVNMSAMWFVPQYALLGVAEAAHVVGQIEFFYSLLPKSMSSIASAMYTLGNAVSGLIGSVLVRGVDWLSSTGGKMSWLSSNINRGHLDFYFWLLTFLSLLNFFYFLVVCRFYENDGSSRLSLEAAEKQCDYRLLPES, encoded by the exons ATGGGCACCCAAACAGAAGTTGAAGAGAACCCAAGAAAGGGTGGTCTTAGAACTATGCCTTTCATCATTG TGAATGAATCATTTGAGAGGGTGGCAAGTTATGGTTtacaaccaaacatgataatCTACTTGATGACATTTTATCATATGAGTGCTGCCACAGGAGCTATCATTGTTGGAATATGGTCTGCAGTTTCAAATGGGTTGGCCATTGTTGGGGCCTTTGTTTCTGATTCTTACTTGGGAAGGTTTAGGGCTGTTGCCTTTGGATCCATCTCCACCCTTATT GGAATGATTATTCTTTGGCTCACTGCCATGATTCCACAACTCAAATCTTCACTTTGCTCTCAGTTCCAACATGCTTGTAATGGAACGACAGCACTCCAGCTTGCTGttcttttttcatcttttggatttatgtcCCTTGGAACTGGTTTTGTTAGACCTTGTTCTATAATATTTGGTGCCGATCAATTGGACAAAAAAGAGAACCCTGAGAACCAGAGGCTTATTGATAGCTATTTCAACTGGTACTATGCTAGCACAGGGATTTCAACCATTCTTGCAGTCAGCATAATCGTTTATATACAAGATCGTTATGGTTGGCAAGTTGGATTTGGTATCCCTGTTATCCTCATGTTTCTGTCTGTCTCAATGCTCCTAATGGGGTCTCCTCTTTATACCAAAGTGAAAGCTAAAGAAAGCTTGTTCCTAGGATTGCTTCAAGTAGTTGTAGCAGCTTTTAGGAAAAGAAAGACCAATCTTCCATCAACTGATTGTGATAACTATTATCATTGGCCACTCGAATCAGAGCTCTTGGCACCATCGAATGACTTCAG GTGCCTAAACAGAGCTTGTGTGATTCAAGATCCTCAAAGAGATTTGAATCCTGATGGATCAGCTTCAAATCCGTGGAATCTCTGCAGTTTGGGACAAGTTGAATCACTGAAGGCTCTTTTTAGAGTACTTCCCATGTGGTCCACCGGTTTTATGATCTTTGTGGCCATGAATCAGTtctcattttctgtacttcaaaCAAGGACGATGGATAGACATATCTTCCCTCAACTCAAAGTACCAGCAGCATCGTTCAGTGTGTTCCTGGTTATTGCTTTAACAGTCTGGATTATCTTCTACGATCGTCTTTTGGTCCCTTTGCTATCAAAATATACTGGACAGCCAAGAGGGCTAACTCCTGTAATCCGAATGGGGATTGGCCTAATAGTCTCCTGTATGTCTATGGCATTGTCAGCAATAACAGAAAGCATAAGACGACAAAGGGCAATAGAGGAAGGGCATGAGGATGATCCAAGTGCTTTAGTGAACATGTCTGCTATGTGGTTTGTGCCACAGTATGCGTTACTCGGAGTGGCTGAGGCTGCCCATGTAGTTGGACAAATTGAGTTTTTCTACTCTCTTTTACCCAAAAGCATGTCCAGCATCGCATCAGCTATGTACACTCTTGGGAATGCTGTGTCAGGTTTGATTGGAAGTGTTCTGGTGAGGGGGGTGGATTGGCTTTCATCAACTGGAGGTAAAATGAGCTGGCTTTCGAGCAATATTAATCGGGGTCACCTGGATTTCTATTTCTGGTTACTTACTTTTTTGAGTTTGCTCAACTTCTTCTATTTTCTGGTCGTCTGTCGgttttatgaaaatgatgggaGCAGTAGGTTATCTCTTGAGGCAGCAGAGAAACAATGTGATTACAGGCTTTTACCTGAATCTTGA